One region of Mucilaginibacter gotjawali genomic DNA includes:
- a CDS encoding AIPR family protein produces the protein MEENLTVVKNVNFELDQYLHNLFHEIQSLVYADGQGVLKEDKFTEYMLDQLSEAGETEGMVICNYAKPNDRGNIEFKINGYAIRDGFETLDLFITHYRDTNDLYNVKKAEFEDLIKYSTKFANASIKGYLDEIDPSHTAWSLAKLIHDHYKTFDRINIFLLSNGNIAHDPPSNFRLKSFEDLKIIFHVWDIERFHRLSQSKDNREPIEIKFSEIYPESVPCLKMPVDNEVYECYLAILPGKILSILYDNYSTRLLESNVRAFLQQTGSINKGIRDTIRGDKPYMFLPYNNGLAVTASEVETELQEGQLTLKSIKDFQIVNGGQTTASLFHTEKKYKLSLSQIYVQMKLTVIKDHDLKNREVPNISKFANSQNKVSDLDLSSNHPYLQRIEQLSRTTYAIDPDDHNKQTIWFFERVKGQYKELYNKEPNKNKQEAFKIRYPTDQKFVKSEIGKLMNTWNRLPYLVSLGAEKNYPKFMEMVERDFAKKMPGRVYYQDLIANAILFKKTEELFGRKGKDPVGDTNIRSFAVTYALALLYHLTDNLIDLGKIWNKQSVDENLQTEITRLLRHAYVYLISSEDTLVSEFARKKYCWEDLVKLKFDLNRDNLKGYLLTPSEFAARYSEETDKVKEAEHYQQTEKITQLGLAFWDGLSKWLLTRNDFTTIQKNFAANIKSKIFKMGALSETEIRQGLSILDQFDTLRVTSEYIVSLSGYQDIKSVNTSEIYNRLNLLNENDWSKVIDVGGQTNVLNFNEISVVKTVIKKLKQGEQIDIKRLSVINQCLDKMKKFGMKF, from the coding sequence ATGGAAGAAAATTTAACCGTTGTCAAAAATGTAAACTTTGAACTTGATCAGTATCTGCATAACCTGTTCCATGAGATACAGTCACTGGTCTACGCTGACGGACAGGGCGTTTTAAAGGAGGACAAGTTTACCGAATACATGCTGGACCAGCTCTCGGAAGCCGGCGAAACAGAGGGCATGGTGATCTGTAATTACGCCAAACCAAATGACAGGGGCAACATAGAATTTAAAATCAACGGCTATGCAATACGGGATGGGTTTGAAACACTGGACCTTTTTATCACCCATTACCGGGACACCAATGATTTATATAATGTGAAAAAAGCTGAATTTGAAGACCTGATCAAATACAGTACAAAATTTGCAAATGCCTCTATTAAGGGTTATCTGGACGAAATCGATCCTTCGCATACTGCTTGGTCGCTGGCGAAGTTGATCCACGATCACTATAAAACGTTTGACAGAATAAATATTTTTCTGCTATCCAATGGAAATATTGCCCATGATCCGCCGTCAAATTTCCGGCTCAAAAGTTTCGAAGACCTTAAAATCATATTTCACGTATGGGATATCGAGCGGTTTCACCGCCTTTCCCAGTCAAAAGATAACCGGGAACCAATAGAAATTAAGTTTTCGGAAATATATCCGGAGTCGGTACCCTGCCTGAAAATGCCGGTTGACAATGAAGTTTATGAATGCTACCTGGCTATACTACCCGGGAAAATACTATCAATTCTGTATGATAATTATTCAACAAGACTACTGGAAAGCAATGTCCGGGCCTTCCTGCAACAAACTGGCAGTATCAATAAGGGAATAAGAGATACGATCAGGGGTGATAAGCCTTATATGTTTCTGCCTTATAATAATGGGCTGGCCGTAACGGCATCCGAGGTGGAAACTGAACTCCAAGAGGGTCAGCTGACGCTGAAATCAATTAAGGATTTCCAGATTGTAAACGGAGGTCAGACGACCGCTTCGCTGTTTCACACGGAAAAAAAGTATAAGTTAAGCCTATCCCAGATTTATGTTCAGATGAAACTTACTGTGATCAAAGATCATGATCTCAAAAACCGGGAAGTGCCGAATATTTCGAAGTTTGCTAACAGCCAGAATAAAGTTTCGGATCTGGATCTTTCATCCAACCATCCTTACTTACAGCGCATCGAACAGTTATCGCGAACGACTTATGCCATAGATCCCGATGACCATAACAAACAGACCATCTGGTTTTTCGAACGGGTGAAAGGGCAGTATAAAGAGCTTTACAACAAAGAGCCGAATAAAAACAAGCAGGAAGCCTTTAAGATCCGTTACCCTACCGATCAGAAATTTGTAAAATCCGAAATTGGGAAACTAATGAATACATGGAACCGCCTGCCCTATCTGGTGTCGTTGGGAGCGGAAAAAAATTATCCTAAATTTATGGAAATGGTGGAAAGGGATTTTGCAAAAAAAATGCCAGGAAGGGTATATTATCAGGACCTCATCGCCAATGCCATTCTGTTTAAAAAAACGGAGGAGCTTTTCGGGCGGAAAGGTAAAGATCCGGTTGGAGATACTAATATCCGTTCATTTGCGGTGACATACGCTCTGGCCTTGCTTTATCATCTCACGGACAACCTCATCGATCTGGGTAAGATATGGAATAAGCAGAGCGTCGATGAAAATCTACAAACAGAAATCACAAGACTTCTCCGGCATGCTTACGTTTATCTGATCAGTTCGGAAGATACATTGGTAAGTGAATTCGCCAGAAAAAAATATTGCTGGGAAGATCTGGTCAAACTTAAATTTGACCTAAACCGGGACAACCTCAAAGGATATCTGTTAACCCCTTCGGAGTTTGCAGCGAGATATTCGGAAGAAACGGATAAAGTTAAAGAAGCAGAGCATTACCAGCAGACAGAAAAAATCACACAGTTGGGTCTTGCTTTCTGGGACGGCTTATCAAAGTGGTTGCTAACAAGAAATGATTTTACCACTATTCAGAAAAATTTCGCGGCCAATATTAAAAGCAAGATTTTTAAAATGGGCGCATTAAGTGAAACCGAAATCAGACAGGGCTTATCGATTCTGGACCAGTTTGACACCTTGCGTGTCACTTCAGAATATATTGTGTCTTTATCTGGATATCAGGATATTAAATCCGTAAACACATCCGAAATCTATAACCGGTTGAATTTATTAAATGAAAATGATTGGAGCAAAGTGATCGACGTAGGGGGGCAGACAAATGTTTTGAATTTCAATGAGATAAGTGTAGTTAAAACCGTGATAAAAAAATTAAAACAGGGAGAGCAGATTGATATTAAAAGATTGTCTGTTATCAATCAGTGCCTGGATAAAATGAAAAAGTTTGGAATGAAGTTTTAA
- a CDS encoding ATP-binding protein, protein MKASSNKNFFQPRARLLLQLGDKLIKNENVALLELIKNSYDADAKKVTVKLERITDKKGGRIDITDDGEGMNIDIIENVWLEPGSDYKAQLLAKNQRSKKFNRLPIGEKGIGRFGVHKLGNKIELISRKEGEDEVVVRIDWNKFSEEKYLKDARFEVFIRTPEYFLRNRKGTRIIISDLRTDWDKRMVRDLYRAVFTLNSPFKKSGDFTVDINIDDKSLVEGLPTWDDIKKFALWHFKCKLSGTTIREFNYEFSPWESLPELEKRQVTQEEDYIQDNETFVKRDPDNPKKEVIINLAKNYGSEKEPKTIGEITFEGYIFDRDKQTLELGNQAGITLLKQYLDEQGGIRVYRDNIRINEYGEKGNDWLNLDMRRVNVPAKRISNNLILAVIDLKIAESTALIEKTNREGFIENEAFYDFCGAILHTINLVETLRKIDKDQIRNKYNPTEQEEPVLHHLNELHLLIEKRIEDEPLKEEINKHLQKIEDDYNFINETLLTSAGAGLTLAVGIHEVQKVIAELTLAVQREQVPDKILGLVNHLDQLIESYSDLLKQADTKEEDVVKFLNGATFNVGYRMEAHHIELIKAYRNYKGSHMISCSRRLLMGAVMNVIDNSIHWLEIKRQRLSKTSETFDKKIYIDVLHNEPGYLEIVIADNGSGFTIPKYQLTKPFISAKNNGIGLGLHIVSEVMKVQEGSVRFPEANEYDLPAEFQRGAITVLKIKLLSHDTSE, encoded by the coding sequence ATGAAGGCGTCTTCAAACAAAAACTTTTTTCAGCCAAGAGCCAGGTTACTGCTGCAGCTGGGCGATAAGCTCATCAAAAATGAGAATGTCGCTTTGCTTGAGCTGATCAAAAACTCCTACGACGCGGATGCAAAAAAGGTAACTGTAAAACTCGAAAGGATTACTGACAAGAAAGGAGGGCGGATCGATATTACTGACGACGGCGAAGGCATGAACATTGACATTATCGAGAATGTCTGGCTTGAACCCGGAAGTGATTATAAGGCCCAGCTTCTTGCGAAAAATCAACGTTCAAAAAAATTTAATAGACTTCCTATCGGTGAAAAAGGCATCGGCCGGTTCGGCGTTCACAAGCTGGGCAATAAAATAGAGCTGATCAGCAGAAAGGAAGGAGAAGACGAGGTTGTGGTACGTATTGACTGGAATAAGTTCAGCGAAGAGAAATACCTCAAGGATGCCCGGTTTGAAGTCTTTATCAGGACCCCGGAATATTTTCTGCGGAACCGTAAAGGAACAAGGATTATTATATCTGATCTGCGGACGGACTGGGATAAACGAATGGTCCGGGATCTCTACAGGGCTGTCTTTACTTTAAATTCTCCCTTTAAAAAGTCCGGTGATTTTACAGTAGATATCAACATTGATGATAAATCACTCGTGGAAGGATTACCTACTTGGGATGACATCAAAAAATTTGCCCTCTGGCATTTTAAATGTAAACTTTCCGGAACAACTATCCGCGAATTTAACTATGAATTTTCGCCATGGGAGTCTTTACCCGAACTCGAAAAACGCCAGGTAACGCAGGAAGAGGATTATATTCAGGATAATGAAACTTTTGTAAAAAGAGATCCCGACAATCCTAAAAAGGAAGTCATTATAAATCTGGCGAAAAACTATGGTTCAGAAAAAGAGCCGAAAACTATCGGAGAGATCACTTTTGAAGGATATATCTTCGACCGGGATAAACAAACACTGGAACTGGGTAACCAGGCCGGAATAACGCTGCTGAAACAATATCTCGATGAACAGGGCGGAATCAGGGTGTACCGCGATAATATCCGTATCAACGAATACGGCGAGAAAGGGAACGACTGGCTGAATCTGGATATGAGAAGGGTAAATGTTCCGGCAAAACGGATAAGCAATAACCTTATTCTGGCCGTAATTGATTTGAAAATTGCGGAAAGTACCGCCTTAATTGAAAAGACCAACCGGGAAGGATTTATTGAAAATGAGGCCTTTTATGATTTCTGCGGAGCGATCCTGCATACGATAAATCTTGTCGAAACGCTCAGGAAGATAGATAAAGATCAGATCAGGAATAAGTACAATCCGACCGAACAGGAGGAACCGGTATTACATCATTTAAATGAGCTTCACCTGCTTATCGAAAAAAGAATAGAGGACGAGCCCCTCAAAGAAGAAATAAACAAGCATCTGCAGAAAATTGAGGATGACTATAATTTTATCAATGAAACGCTGCTGACCAGTGCCGGAGCCGGCCTGACACTTGCGGTCGGGATTCACGAAGTTCAGAAGGTCATCGCTGAGTTAACCCTGGCTGTTCAAAGAGAGCAGGTGCCGGACAAAATCCTCGGTCTGGTAAACCATCTTGACCAGTTGATTGAAAGCTACAGTGATCTTCTGAAACAGGCCGACACTAAGGAAGAAGATGTTGTCAAATTCCTTAACGGAGCTACTTTTAACGTAGGGTACCGGATGGAAGCACACCATATCGAACTGATAAAAGCCTATAGAAATTATAAAGGCAGTCACATGATCTCTTGCAGCCGGCGCCTGCTTATGGGAGCAGTGATGAATGTAATTGACAATTCCATACACTGGCTGGAGATCAAACGTCAGCGGCTCTCGAAAACCAGTGAAACGTTTGATAAGAAGATATATATTGATGTTCTTCATAATGAGCCTGGTTATCTGGAAATTGTAATAGCCGATAACGGGTCGGGATTTACCATCCCGAAATACCAGCTGACCAAACCTTTTATATCGGCTAAAAATAATGGCATCGGACTCGGGCTCCACATCGTTTCCGAGGTGATGAAGGTTCAGGAAGGGTCCGTCAGATTTCCGGAAGCCAATGAATATGATTTGCCGGCAGAATTTCAACGGGGCGCAATTACGGTACTGAAAATTAAACTCTTATCACATGATACTTCCGAATAA